Sequence from the Sinorhizobium meliloti genome:
CTGGCCTTCGCCTGCGCGACCGGTCTGCTCGTCGTCACGCATGGAGAAAGCGCGTCGGACATCCGCCATCTGCCCTATGCGGATTCTTTGCCGGACGGCAAGTCGACCACGCTGATCGGTGGCCGGGGACTGCAGTATTTCCTCGGCAATTACGGTCCCGACAAGGTCGTTCTGATCGATCCGACGGCTGAGAGCGACGCCTTCCGCCTGATCGAGTTGCCGACGCGGCGCGTGCACTTTGCCGTCGATCCGGTGAGGCCGAAGTTCGCCTACGTCTTCACCGAGGATGGCCAGCTTCACCAGCTCGATATCGTCGCCGGTAAGATTGCCAATTCGCTCAAGCTGACCGATCCCTATTCGGTGGACGGTCACTGGAACGATCCGCGCCCGCGCATCGCCGTGGCAGGGGACAACGTCGTCGTGACCGACCCGCTGGCAGGCAAGCTCCATCTCGTGTCGGCGGGATCGTTCACCAGGACCGGCGAGATCGCCGTGGAGGGCAAGCCCTTCAACATCGTGGCCGTCGGCGGAAGCGGCAAGGTCCACGATCACACAGCTGAGAAAGTTCACGCACATAGCCACGATCCGGCGGTCCAGCAGATCTACAAGGGCCACTTTGAGGACAACCAGGTCCAGGATCGAACCCTGTCGGACTGGGCTGGCGATTGGCAGTCGGTCTATCCCTACCTGAAGGATGGAACGCTCGATCCAGTCATGGCGCACAAAGCGGAGAGCGCCGACCAGAGCGCCGACGAGTACCGGGCCTATTACGAGATCGGCTATCGAACTAACGTCGAGCGGATCAAGATCGATGGCGACACAGTGACCTTTTTCGAGGGCGAGAAGCCGCTCGAAGCCCGCTATGTCAGCGACGGCTATGAGATCCTGACCTACGAGAAGGGCAACCGTGGCGTGCGCTTCATCTTCAAGAAGTCCGACGGTGACGCGGACGCTCCGGAATTCATCCAGTTCAGCGACCACAAAATCGCGCCCGAGGCGGCCGACCATTATCACCTCTACTGGGGAAATGATCGTGCGGCCCTGCTGGAAGAAGTGACGAACTGGCCGACCTACTACCCGTCTTCGCTGAGCGCGAAGCAAATTGTCGAAGAGATGATAGCGCACTGACCGTTGCGCTCCTCTTCGCCTGCGCCCGGCCTTCACGGTCGGGCGCCCCTTTTTCGCCATTAAACCCCGAGGCACCCATGCTTGACACAGCCAAATCCTCCAATCGCCTGCCCGTCACTGTCCTCTCCGGCTTCCTCGGCGCCGGCAAGACGACACTTCTCAACCACGTGCTGAACAATCGCGAGGGCCGCCGGGTCGCCGTCATCGTCAACGACATGAGCGAGGTCAACATCGATGCCGCGCTGGTTCGCGATGGTGGCGCAAACCTTTCGCGCACCGACGAAAAACTCGTGGAGATGACCAATGGCTGCATCTGCTGCACATTGCGCGATGACCTCTTGCAGGAAGTGCGTCGCCTCTCAGAAGATGGTCGGTTCGACTATTTGCTGATCGAGGGCACTGGAATTGCCGAGCCGCTGCCGGTCGCCACCACCTTCGACTTCCGCGACGAGAATGGCGAGAGTCTCTCGGACGTCTCCCGCCTCGATACGATGGTCACCGTTGTCGATGCCGCCAATCTGCTGAAGGATTATTCCTCCCACGATTTCTTGCGCGACCGCGGCGAGGTGGCCGGTGAAGCCGATGATCGCGCCTTGGTCGATCTTCTGGTCGAGCAGATCGAATTCGCCGACGTCATCGTGCTCAACAAGGTTTCCGACACGCCCGCGAGTGATCTCGATCTCGCTCGTAAGATCGTGCGTTCGCTCAATCCCGACGCCGAACTGATCGAGACGGACTTCGCTCAGGTCCTGCTGGACAAGGTTCTAAACACAGGCCGTTTCGATTTCGAGAAGGCCGAGCAACATCCGCTCTGGTTCAAGGAGCTGAACGGCTTCAAGGACCACGTCCCCGAGATCGAAGAATACGGCATCCGCTCCTTCGTCTACCGCGAGCGTCGCCCCTTCGATCCGATGAAGCTCAAGGCCTTCATCAACAAGTCCTGGCCCGGCGTTGTGCGAGCGAAGGGCTTCTTCTGGTTGGCAACGCGTCCGCACTATGTCGGCGAAATCAGCCAGGCTGGTGCGCTCATTCGAACGGGCAAGCGTGGCCTCTGGTGGGCGTCAGTTCCAAAGCCGCAATGGCCGGATCATCCCGAGTGGAAGGCCGCCATGAAGCCGTATCTCGATCCTATCTGGGGCGACCGAAGGCCAAGAGATCGTCTTCATCGGCTGCGACCCGATGGATGAACGCCAGATCCGCGTCGAACTCGATGCCTGCCTCGTCAAGGAAAAGAACTTCATACCCGGCCACTGGCGCGATCTTCCGGATCCGTTCCCGAGCTGGGAGAGGCAGGCTGGATGAGCGTCGAAGCACCAGCCGGGTTTCGGACTGGAGATGTTGGCAACGCAATCCACTGGCTGGCTGCAAGGCACTGTGCGGATGTCCCCTTCGCGACTGCGATGAATCGCCGTTGCAACGGCGTGTCGCGGCGATCGGGAATACCCTCGACGCATCTACAAAGGCCGCCCACCGAAGATTCATCGCGCAGAAATCCTGCTTCGCCTGTGCCACGTTTCCTGGCGGCGGCGATGCCTTCAGCCTGTCGCTCGCGTACCTCCACAGCCGCCGGAAAGGCGTTCTTCGACATGCTCGGCGTCTTCGCAGAGTTCGAAACCAACCTGCGGCGAAACGGCCAGGAACATGCTGTCGCAAAAGTCCCTCTCTGCGGCCGGACTTTTGCGCCTGATATTGCAACGCTAGTCGGCTAATGATTTCAGCCAGTTTCCGTCGAAAAGTTAGGATTCCGCGACACATTATCCAAATAGGCGCCGATTTCGGTTCGGCTCTTCAGCAAAAATTTTGAGCCTGCGAATGCCTCAAACAATTGAGAGTGGGCAAGGAAGCAGCTCGAATTGTTGCGAAGGCGATATTCCGCGATCCATTTTAGGAGTTCTTGGAATTCTTCGACGCTACCACCACCCTGTATCCCTCGCTCTTTAACGTTCGCAATGCACTCTTCTTCTGGCAAGTCGATCCAGATTAATGTTGTAGCCTGATGCAGTACGACATTCGCCAACCATCCGTACACGCCCTCCATCAACCAACTATCAGCTTTTCCGGCCTCCGCGACCTCGTTCGCGACAAGCTGGTTGTTGCGGGCTATCCCATAGTTTCCGGGTTCCCATCGGAGATCGTCGAGATGGATAGGGGCGCACTGCAATATGTCGCCAAGCTTACGAGCGAGCCACGTCTTTCCGGAGCCGCCATTACCGAAAATCAGGGTCCGGCGCAGATCGGAGGAAGATATCGAGTTCAAATGCGTCCCCTTCCTGTACCTTTCGCAGCAATTCCACTACTTCGGAGACCACCGGCCCCTTGATCGCGGGCGGCTCTGCACGTTCGCAAAACTCTCGCCAGACAAAGAACGTCAGTTCAGCACCATCCGTTGGCGTTTCCGCCGGTCCTTCTGCGAAACTTCCAAGCAGACGATATCTCTCGTTCTTCCAAAACAGTTCCTCCACCCAATCATAGATCGGGATCACATGGAAATGGATCGGATAGCCTGGAGAATGGCCGTAGCGGCCGATATTCACCCGTTGAGCATGCAATTTCTGCTTCAAGGCTTTCTGAGTTGCTGCCAGCAATGGCCCAAGCTCGGCAAGCGCGCTTCCGATAACTCTGACAGATCATTAGTGTCCATCTTAGAGCTAACCATCAGATAGCCGGGAAGAGCAGAGTTCATCCGGTGGCTCACCGGCCGTCCGGTTGTCTCGGCAACGCTGAGGTATCTCCAAATTCCCCCTCCGCTGTAGCCATAAATGTTGCTTGGCTTTCAGGCATCTGTCGGTCCGAGCCGCCAACCCGTATCTGCGGCCCACTGATCTGCTTGCCTAATGACAGAGGACGGTCCGTGGGGGTCT
This genomic interval carries:
- a CDS encoding ZinT family metal-binding protein, with translation MVAVGGSGKVHDHTAEKVHAHSHDPAVQQIYKGHFEDNQVQDRTLSDWAGDWQSVYPYLKDGTLDPVMAHKAESADQSADEYRAYYEIGYRTNVERIKIDGDTVTFFEGEKPLEARYVSDGYEILTYEKGNRGVRFIFKKSDGDADAPEFIQFSDHKIAPEAADHYHLYWGNDRAALLEEVTNWPTYYPSSLSAKQIVEEMIAH
- a CDS encoding ATPase AAA, translating into MQCAPIHLDDLRWEPGNYGIARNNQLVANEVAEAGKADSWLMEGVYGWLANVVLHQATTLIWIDLPEEECIANVKERGIQGGGSVEEFQELLKWIAEYRLRNNSSCFLAHSQLFEAFAGSKFLLKSRTEIGAYLDNVSRNPNFSTETG